A single genomic interval of Oryza sativa Japonica Group chromosome 7, ASM3414082v1 harbors:
- the LOC4344164 gene encoding ferredoxin-dependent glutamate synthase, chloroplastic, protein MATLPRAAAAAAPSPAAALLPLPRAAPLLAGRAAARSAARRLRARGTRAPPLAAARRGWGGVSPRAVLDLPRRREAAEKPAQKAADLNEILSERGACGVGFVANLKNEPSFNIVRDALVALGCMEHRGGCGADNDSGDGSGLMSGIPWDLFNDWANKQGLAPLDRTNTGVGMVFLPQDENSMEEAKAVVAKVFTDEGLEVLGWRTVPFNVSVVGRYAKETMPNIQQIFVKVAKEDNADDIERELYICRKLIERATKSASWADELYFCSLSSRTIVYKGMLRSEILGQFYLDLQNELYKSPFAIYHRRYSTNTSPRWPLAQPMRLLGHNGEINTIQGNLNWMRSREATLQSPVWRGREHEIRPFGDPKASDSANLDSTAELLLRSGRSPAEAMMILVPEAYKNHPTLSIKYPEVIDFYDYYKGQMEAWDGPALLLFSDGRTVGACLDRNGLRPARYWRTSDDFVYVASEVGVIPMDESKVVMKGRLGPGMMITVDLQTGQVLENTEVKKSVASANPYGSWLQQSTRSIKPVNFQSSVAMDNETVLRHQQAFGYSSEDVQMVIETMASQGKEPTFCMGDDIPLAVLSQKPHMLFDYFKQRFAQVTNPAIDPLREGLVMSLEVNIGKRRNILEVGPENADQVTLSSPVLNEGELESLLNDSKLKPKVLSTYFDIRKGLDGSLDKAIKVLCDEADAAVRNGSQLLVLSDRSEALEPTRPAIPILLAVGAIHQHLIQNGLRMSASIVADTAQCFSTHQFACLIGYGASAICPYLALETCRQWRLSNKTVNLMRNGKMPTVTIEQAQRNFIKAVKSGLLKILSKMGISLLSSYCGAQIFEIYGLGQEVVDLAFCGSVSKIGGLTLDELGRETLSFWVKAFSEDTAKRLENFGFIQSRPGGEYHANNPEMSKLLHKAVREKSDNAYTVYQQHLASRPVNVLRDLLELKSDRAPIPIGKVEPATSIVERFCTGGMSLGAISRETHEAIAIAMNRIGGKSNSGEGGEDPIRWSPLADVEDGYSPTLPHLKGLQNGDTATSAIKQVASGRFGVTPTFLVNAEQIEIKIAQGAKPGEGGQLPGKKVSAYIARLRNSKPGVPLISPPPHHDIYSIEDLAQLIYDLHQINPKAKVSVKLVAEAGIGTVASGVSKGNADIIQISGHDGGTGASPISSIKHAGGPWELGLSETHQTLIQNGLRERVVLRVDGGFRSGLDVLMAAAMGADEYGFGSVAMIATGCVMARICHTNNCPVGVASQREELRARFPGVPGDLVNYFLFVAEEVRATLAQLGFEKLDDIIGRTDILKAKHVSLAKTQHIDLKYLLSSAGLPKWSSSQIRSQDVHSNGPVLDETILADPDISDAIENEKEVSKTFQIYNVDRAVCGRVAGVIAKKYGDTGFAGQLNITFTGSAGQSFGCFLTPGMNIRLVGEANDYVGKGMAGGELVVVPVEKTGFVPEDAAIVGNTCLYGATGGQVFVRGKTGERFAVRNSLGQAVVEGTGDHCCEYMTGGCVVVLGKVGRNVAAGMTGGLAYILDEDDTLVPKVNKEIVKMQRVNAPAGQMQLKGLIEAYVEKTGSEKGATILREWEAYLPLFWQLVPPSEEDSPEACAEFERVLAKQATTVQSAK, encoded by the exons ATGGCCACGCTCccacgtgcggcggcggcggcggcgccgtcgccagccgcggcgctgctcccgctcccgcgcgccgcgccgctgctggcggggcgcgcggcggcgcgctccgcgGCGCGGAGGCTCAGGGCGAGGGGGACaagggcgccgccgctcgcggccGCGCGGCGCGGGTGGGGAGGCGTCTCCCCGCGCGCGGTGCTCGACCTGCCACGACGACGGGAGGCCGCGGAGAAGCCCGCGCAGAAG GCTGCAGATTTGAATGAAATCTTATCAGAACGTGGTGCTTGTGGTGTTGGATTTGTcgcaaacttgaaaaatgagccTTCATTCAATATTGTCCGGGATGCCCTTGTGGCTCTTGGCTGCATGGAGCACCGTGGTGGGTGTGGAGCGGACAATGACTCCGGTGACGGTTCAGGACTGATGAGTGGTATCCCATGGGACTTGTTCAATGACTGGGCCAACAAGCAAGGGCTTGCTCCCCTGGACAGAACAAATACAGGTGTCGGAATGGTCTTTCTTCCACAAGACGAGAATTCTATGGAAGAAGCCAAAGCTG TTGTTGCCAAGGTATTCACTGACGAAGGCCTTGAGGTTCTTGGCTGGAGAACTGTTCCTTTTAATGTATCAGTGGTAGGTCGCTATGCAAAAGAAACCATGCCTAATATACAACAGATATTTGTGAAAGTTGCAAAAGAAGATAATGCTGATGACATAGAGAGAGAGTTGTACATCTGCCGGAAGCTGATAGAGCGGGCCACAAAATCTGCTAGTTGGGCAGATGAACTTTATTTCTGTTCTTTGTCAAGCAGAACTATAGTCTACAAGGGGATGCTTCGATCTGAGATTCTTGGGCAATTCTATTTGGACCTTCAGAATGAACTCTACAAATCACCTTTTGCCATATACCATCGAAGATACAGTACCAATACAAGCCCTAGATGGCCTCTTGCTCAACCTATGAGGTTACTTGGACACAATGGAGAGATTAATACAATACAG GGGAACTTGAACTGGATGCGATCAAGGGAAGCCACACTACAATCTCCTGTATGGCGTGGGCGTGAGCATGAAATACGTCCATTTGGTGATCCTAAAGCATCTGATTCAGCAAACCTTGACAGTACTGCTGAA TTACTGCTAAGAAGTGGCAGAAGTCCTGCTGAAGCTATGATGATTCTCGTTCCTGAGGCATACAAGAACCATCCTACATTGTCAATAAAATATCCTGAG GTAATCGACTTCTATGACTACTATAAAGGTCAAATGGAGGCTTGGGATGGACCTGCTTTGCTCTTATTTAG TGATGGAAGGACAGTAGGAGCATGTCTTGATCGAAATGGTCTCCGCCCAGCACGCTATTGGAGAACATCTGATGATTTTGTTTATGTTGCATCTGAG GTTGGTGTTATACCAATGGATGAGTCAAAGGTAGTAATGAAAGGAAGATTGGGTCCTGGAATGATGATAACGGTTGACCTACAAACTGGCCAG GTGCTTGAAAACACAGAAGTGAAGAAAAGTGTGGCTTCAGCGAACCCCTATGGATCCTGGTTGCAGCAAAGTACACGTTCAATAAAGCCTGTCAACTTCCAGTCATCTGTTGCTATGGACAATGAAACGGTCTTGAGACACCAGCA GGCCTTTGGATATTCGAGTGAAGATGTTCAAATGGTAATTGAAACAATGGCTTCACAAGGCAAGGAACCAACATTTTGTATGGGTGACGACATTCCATTAGCTGTGTTGTCACAAAAGCCACACATGTTATTTGATTATTTCAAACAGCGATTTGCACAA GTTACAAATCCTGCTATTGATCCCCTCAGAGAAGGTTTGGTTATGTCTCTTGAAGTCAATATTGGTAAACGGCGCAATATCTTGGAAGTTGGCCCTGAAAATGCTGATCAG GTTACCCTATCAAGTCCTGTGCTTAATGAAGGTGAACTAGAATCACTTTTGAATGACTCAAAACTGAAGCCTAAAGTACTCTCGACATACTTCGACATCCGTAAAGGTCTAGATGGTTCCCTTGATAAGGCTATTAAGGTTCTTTGTGATGAAGCTGATGCTGCTGTGCGGAATGGTTCTCAACTTCTTGTGCTTTCTGATCGTTCTGAAGCACTC GAACCAACTCGCCCTGCCATCCCGATACTTCTAGCTGTTGGTGCCATCCACCAGCATTTGATTCAAAATGGTCTTCGGAtgtctgcttccattgttgctGATACTGCTCAGTGTTTTAGCACCCATCAGTTTGCTTGCTTGATCGGATATGGTGCCAG TGCTATATGTCCGTATCTGGCACTAGAAACATGCCGGCAATGGAGGCTGAGCAACAAAACTGTTAATTTGATGCGAAACGGGAAGATGCCCACGGTGACCATTGAGCAGGCCCAAAGAAACTTTATCAAG gcAGTAAAATCTGGCCTACTCAAGATTCTTTCAAAAATGGGAATATCATTGCTCTCAAG TTATTGTGGAGCCCAGATCTTCGAAATTTATGGCCTTGGTCAAGAGGTTGTTGATCTCGCCTTCTGTGGAAGTGTATCGAAAATTGGAGGTCTCACCCTTGATGAG CTGGGTAGAGAAACATTATCATTCTGGGTGAAGGCGTTCTCAGAAGATACTGCGAAGAGGCTAGAGAACTTTGGATTCATTCAATCCAGACCTGGAG GTGAATATCATGCAAATAATCCTGAGATGTCAAAGCTGCTGCACAAAGCAGTTCGTGAAAAAAGTGACAATGCATACACCGTCTACCAACAACATCTTGCAAGCCGTCCTGTCAAT GTTCTTCGAGATCTTCTAGAGTTGAAGAGTGATCGTGCCCCTATTCCTATCGGTAAAGTTGAGCCTGCAACCTCCATCGTTGAGCGATTTTGTACAGGTGGAATGTCCCTTGGAGCTATTTCCAGAGAAACACATGAAGCTATTGCAATTGCAATGAATAGAATAGGTGGGAAATCTAACTCCGGAGAAGGTGGTGAG GACCCAATCCGCTGGAGTCCCCTTGCAGATGTAGAGGATGGGTATTCTCCAACACTTCCTCATCTCAAGGGTCTACAGAATGGAGACACTGCCACAAGTGCCATTAAGCAG GTTGCATCTGGACGCTTTGGGGTTACACCAACATTTTTAGTAAATGCTGAACAAATTGAGATAAAGATTGCACAAGGGGCAAAGCCTGGTGAAGGGGGCCAACTTCCAGGGAAAAAAGTCAGTGCATACATTGCTCGGCTGAGAAACTCCAAACCTGGAGTTCCTCTCATATCCCCACCACCCCACCATGACATCTATTCAATCGAGGATCTAGCACAGTTAATTTATGATCTTCATCAG ATCAATCCAAAAGCGAAGGTATCTGTAAAGCTTGTAGCTGAAGCAGGAATTGGAACTGTAGCTTCTGGAGTATCCAAAGGAAACGCAGACATAATTCAG ATATCAGGTCATGATGGTGGCACTGGAGCTAGCCCAATTAGTTCAATCAAGCATGCTGGGGGTCCTTGGGAACTTGGTCTTTCAGAAACGCACCAG ACACTTATACAAAATGGATTGAGAGAGAGGGTAGTACTTAGGGTGGATGGTGGATTCAGAAGTGGCCTAGATGTCCTTATGGCTGCTGCCATGGGCGCGGATGAATATGGTTTTGGTTCTGTGGCTATGATAGCTACTGGATGTGTCATGGCACGCATTTGCCACACAAACAATTGCCCAGTTGGAGTTGCTAGTCAG AGAGAAGAACTTCGTGCTAGGTTTCCTGGTGTTCCTGGTGATCTTGTAAACTACTTCCTCTTTGTTGCAGAAGAG GTACGAGCGACATTGGCCCAATTGGGTTTTGAAAAGCTCGATGATATAATTGGGCGAACAGATATACTTAAAGCAAAGCATGTCTCTTTGGCGAAAACACAGCACATTGACCTCAAATACCTCTTATCG AGTGCTGGATTACCCAAATGGAGTAGCTCTCAGATAAGGAGTCAAGATGTCCACAGTAATGGCCCTGTTCTTGACGAGACAATCCTTGCCGATCCTGAT ATATCCGATGCGATTGAGAATGAGAAGGAGGTTTCCAAGACATTTCAAATTTACAATGTTGACAGGGCTGTCTGTGGTCGAGTAGCAGGTGTCATTGCCAAGAAGTATGGTGACACAGGATTTGCAGGCCAGCTCAACATTAC GTTTACTGGAAGCGCAGGGCAGTCCTTTGGATGTTTCCTAACTCCTGGAATGAATATTCGGCTAGTTGGAGAGGCCAACGATTATGTGGGAAAG ggTATGGCTGGTGGAGAGCTGGTTGTAGTTCCTGTAGAAAAAACAGGATTTGTTCCTGAGGATGCTGCTATAGTTGGTAACACTTGTCTGTATGGAGCTACTGGTGGTCAGGTATTTGTGAGAGGCAAAACAGGTGAAAGATTTGCAGTTAGAAACTCCCTTGGTCAAGCAGTGGTTGAGGGCACTGGAGATCATTGCTGCGAGTACATGACTGGTGGCTGTGTAGTTGTACTTGGCAA AGTTGGGAGGAATGTTGCAGCTGGAATGACGGGTGGCCTTGCCTATATTCTAGATGAGGATGATACACTCGTCCCAAAG GTTAACAAGGAGATTGTGAAGATGCAGAGAGTGAATGCTCCAGCCGGGCAGATGCAGCTGAAGGGCTTGATTGAGGCTTACGTT GAAAAAACAGGCAGCGAGAAAGGTGCCACGATTTTGAGAGAATGGGAGGCATATCTGCCACTCTTCTGGCAACTGGTACCACCAAGTGAAGAAGACTCTCCTGAAGCTTGTGCCGAGTTTGAACGAGTACTTGCCAAGCAAGCAACAACAGTACAATCGGCGAAGTGA
- the LOC4344163 gene encoding rho GTPase-activating protein 7 isoform X1: MGHNGIFRNDTTDPYEGAVPNWREKRPIKSLVVGRPILLALEDIDGSPSFLEKALRFLERHGIKVEGILRQAADVEEVDKRMQEYEQGRTEFAQDEDAHVIGDCVKHVLRELPSSPVPASCCTALLEAFRLESKESRINSMRAAISETFPEPNRRLLQRILRMMHTVASHTAENRMTASAVAACMAPLLLRPLLAGECEMEDDLDMNGDSSAQLIAAANAANSAQGIVTTLLEEYEGIFYDEHLRCSLSPDSQIEDSGSEESTDDETVDIKDSGFHDAENDADQELDDSERILSGKLSETSACTAGDLYDYKVADDDSDGEPSTEDKALETKVDVNDAQHSHLAENVSVNVQRSPNEKDPPNMVSSQDSPLSMGDILSSLDAGISLPGPGPEYSVDRQSIKSNGTQMHVKRSNFWGRNNGRKSQQSELADSSGEEELAIQRLEITKNDLQIRIAKEARGNAILQASLERRKQALHERRLALEQDVSRLQEQLQAERDLRAALEVGLSMSSAHISSSRSMDSKTKAELEEIALAEADVARLKQKVAELHLQLNQQRQHQYGSLADANDRYQHLPNHLPQNFVQSGFDMNLAFCNQEKKQRNEQGPAGASHWRSIKQHVLPHGSSRPFSRKHSMDASSSDSREASTSMPADGNSMSVNIPKATEGVEYGRQAPVASSTLVELTTRLDFFKERRSQLMEQLHSLDLGNGSANHGFPYKSSSPWNSPR, encoded by the exons ATGGGACATAATGGGATATTTCGTAATGACACAACAGATCCATATGAAGGAGCTGTTCCAAACT GGCGAGAGAAGAGGCCTATCAAATCATTGGTTGTTGGTAGGCCGATTCTTCTTGCACTGGAAGATATTGATGGCAGCCCTTCTTTCCTAGAAAAAGCTTTGCGTTTTCTTGAGAGACATG GAATAAAGGTGGAGGGAATTTTGCGCCAGGCTGCAGATGTGGAGGAGGTTGACAAAAGAATGCAAGAATATGAGCAAG GAAGGACGGAGTTTGCACAGGATGAGGATGCTCATGTTATTGGTGACTGTGTAAAG CATGTTCTACGTGAACTACCATCTTCTCCAGTACCTGCTTCCTGCTGCACAGCCTTATTGGAAGCTTTTC GTCTGGAGAGCAAGGAATCTCGGATAAATTCTATGCGTGCGGCAATATCTGAGACATTTCCTGAGCCTAATAGGCGGCTGCTACAGAG AATTTTGAGAATGATGCACACTGTTGCTTCTCATACTGCTGAGAATCGAATGACTGCATCAGCAGTTGCTGCCTGTATGGCTCCTCTCTTGTTGCGTCCACTTCTGGCTGGTGAGTGTGAGATGGAAGATGACTTGGACATGAATGGTGACAGTTCTGCCCAGCTCATTGCTGCGGCAAATGCTGCCAACAGTGCTCAAGGCATTGTCACTACTCTCTTGGAGGAATATGAGGGTATTTTTTAT GATGAGCACCTGAGGTGTTCCCTATCACCTGATTCTCAAATTGAAGATAGCGGAAGTGAAGAGTCAACAGATGATGAAACTGTGGATATCAAGGACAGTGGATTTCATGATGCAGAGAATGATGCAGATCAAGAATTAGATGACTCTGAGCGCATATTGAGTGGAAAATTAAGTGAAACCAGTGCATGCACTGCTGGTGACCTCTATGACTACAAG GTAGCTGATGATGATTCAGACGGTGAACCTTCTACAGAAGATAAGGCTTTGGAAACAAAGGTGGATGTAAATGATGCCCAGCATAGTCATTTAGCTGAAAATGTTTCAGTGAATGTCCAGAGATCACCGAATGAAAAAGATCCACCAAATATGGTGTCCAGTCAGGATTCCCCGTTGTCGATGGGAGATATTCTTTCTTCTTTGGATGCTGGAATTTCCTTACCTGGTCCTGGACCTGAATATTCTGTAGACAGGCAGTCCATCAAATCCAATGGAACTCAGATGCATGTGAAGCGCTCCAACTTTTGGGGACGGAACAAT GgaagaaaaagtcaacagtcaGAATTGGCTGATTCATCGGGTGAAGAAGA GCTTGCTATCCAAAGACTGGAGATCACAAAGAATGACCTCCAGATCAGAATCGCGAAAGAG GCTAGAGGAAATGCAATCTTACAAGCAAGTTtggaaagaagaaaacaagcacTACATGAGCGCCGTTTGGCTCTGGAGCAGGAT GTTTCAAGGTTGCAAGAGCAGCTACAAGCTGAAAGAGATCTTAGAGCTGCATTGGAGGTTGGATTAAGCATGTCTTCTGCACATATTTCTAGTTCACGTTCTATGGATTCAAAG ACGAAGGCAGAGCTTGAGGAGATTGCTCTTGCGGAGGCTGATGTTGCAAGGTTAAAGCAGAAGGTTGCGGAGCTCCATCTCCAACTCAACCAGCAGCGTCAACATCAGTATGGCTCTTTGGCAGATGCAAATGATCGTTATCAACATCTTCCAAACCATCTCCCACA GAACTTTGTTCAATCAGGTTTTGATATGAACCTTGCTTTCTGTAATCAGGAGAAGAAGCAAAGGAATGAG CAGGGCCCCGCAGGTGCATCGCATTGGAGAAGCATCAAGCAGCACGTGCTACCTCATGGTTCTTCAAGGCCCTTCTCCCGGAAGCACTCCATGGACGCCTCGTCGAGTGATTCGAGGGAGGCATCAACGAGCATGCCAGCGGATGGCAATTCCATGTCCGTGAACATCCCGAAGGCAACCGAG GGCGTCGAGTACGGGAGGCAAGCTCCCGTGGCATCGTCCACTCTGGTCGAACTGACGACCAGGCTAGATTTCTTCAAAGAACGGCGGTCACAATTAATGGAGCAACTCCACAGCCTGGATTTAGGAAATGGATCAGCTAATCATGGTTTCCCATACAAGTCTTCGTCACCTTGGAACAGTCCAAGGTAG
- the LOC4344163 gene encoding rho GTPase-activating protein 7 isoform X2, with amino-acid sequence MGHNGIFRNDTTDPYEGAVPNWREKRPIKSLVVGRPILLALEDIDGSPSFLEKALRFLERHGIKVEGILRQAADVEEVDKRMQEYEQGRTEFAQDEDAHVIGDCVKHVLRELPSSPVPASCCTALLEAFRLESKESRINSMRAAISETFPEPNRRLLQRILRMMHTVASHTAENRMTASAVAACMAPLLLRPLLAGECEMEDDLDMNGDSSAQLIAAANAANSAQGIVTTLLEEYEGIFYDEHLRCSLSPDSQIEDSGSEESTDDETVDIKDSGFHDAENDADQELDDSERILSGKLSETSACTAGDLYDYKVADDDSDGEPSTEDKALETKVDVNDAQHSHLAENVSVNVQRSPNEKDPPNMVSSQDSPLSMGDILSSLDAGISLPGPGPEYSVDRQSIKSNGTQMHVKRSNFWGRNNGRKSQQSELADSSGEEELAIQRLEITKNDLQIRIAKEARGNAILQASLERRKQALHERRLALEQDVSRLQEQLQAERDLRAALEVGLSMSSAHISSSRSMDSKTKAELEEIALAEADVARLKQKVAELHLQLNQQRQHQYGSLADANDRYQHLPNHLPQNFVQSGFDMNLAFCNQEKKQRNEGPAGASHWRSIKQHVLPHGSSRPFSRKHSMDASSSDSREASTSMPADGNSMSVNIPKATEGVEYGRQAPVASSTLVELTTRLDFFKERRSQLMEQLHSLDLGNGSANHGFPYKSSSPWNSPR; translated from the exons ATGGGACATAATGGGATATTTCGTAATGACACAACAGATCCATATGAAGGAGCTGTTCCAAACT GGCGAGAGAAGAGGCCTATCAAATCATTGGTTGTTGGTAGGCCGATTCTTCTTGCACTGGAAGATATTGATGGCAGCCCTTCTTTCCTAGAAAAAGCTTTGCGTTTTCTTGAGAGACATG GAATAAAGGTGGAGGGAATTTTGCGCCAGGCTGCAGATGTGGAGGAGGTTGACAAAAGAATGCAAGAATATGAGCAAG GAAGGACGGAGTTTGCACAGGATGAGGATGCTCATGTTATTGGTGACTGTGTAAAG CATGTTCTACGTGAACTACCATCTTCTCCAGTACCTGCTTCCTGCTGCACAGCCTTATTGGAAGCTTTTC GTCTGGAGAGCAAGGAATCTCGGATAAATTCTATGCGTGCGGCAATATCTGAGACATTTCCTGAGCCTAATAGGCGGCTGCTACAGAG AATTTTGAGAATGATGCACACTGTTGCTTCTCATACTGCTGAGAATCGAATGACTGCATCAGCAGTTGCTGCCTGTATGGCTCCTCTCTTGTTGCGTCCACTTCTGGCTGGTGAGTGTGAGATGGAAGATGACTTGGACATGAATGGTGACAGTTCTGCCCAGCTCATTGCTGCGGCAAATGCTGCCAACAGTGCTCAAGGCATTGTCACTACTCTCTTGGAGGAATATGAGGGTATTTTTTAT GATGAGCACCTGAGGTGTTCCCTATCACCTGATTCTCAAATTGAAGATAGCGGAAGTGAAGAGTCAACAGATGATGAAACTGTGGATATCAAGGACAGTGGATTTCATGATGCAGAGAATGATGCAGATCAAGAATTAGATGACTCTGAGCGCATATTGAGTGGAAAATTAAGTGAAACCAGTGCATGCACTGCTGGTGACCTCTATGACTACAAG GTAGCTGATGATGATTCAGACGGTGAACCTTCTACAGAAGATAAGGCTTTGGAAACAAAGGTGGATGTAAATGATGCCCAGCATAGTCATTTAGCTGAAAATGTTTCAGTGAATGTCCAGAGATCACCGAATGAAAAAGATCCACCAAATATGGTGTCCAGTCAGGATTCCCCGTTGTCGATGGGAGATATTCTTTCTTCTTTGGATGCTGGAATTTCCTTACCTGGTCCTGGACCTGAATATTCTGTAGACAGGCAGTCCATCAAATCCAATGGAACTCAGATGCATGTGAAGCGCTCCAACTTTTGGGGACGGAACAAT GgaagaaaaagtcaacagtcaGAATTGGCTGATTCATCGGGTGAAGAAGA GCTTGCTATCCAAAGACTGGAGATCACAAAGAATGACCTCCAGATCAGAATCGCGAAAGAG GCTAGAGGAAATGCAATCTTACAAGCAAGTTtggaaagaagaaaacaagcacTACATGAGCGCCGTTTGGCTCTGGAGCAGGAT GTTTCAAGGTTGCAAGAGCAGCTACAAGCTGAAAGAGATCTTAGAGCTGCATTGGAGGTTGGATTAAGCATGTCTTCTGCACATATTTCTAGTTCACGTTCTATGGATTCAAAG ACGAAGGCAGAGCTTGAGGAGATTGCTCTTGCGGAGGCTGATGTTGCAAGGTTAAAGCAGAAGGTTGCGGAGCTCCATCTCCAACTCAACCAGCAGCGTCAACATCAGTATGGCTCTTTGGCAGATGCAAATGATCGTTATCAACATCTTCCAAACCATCTCCCACA GAACTTTGTTCAATCAGGTTTTGATATGAACCTTGCTTTCTGTAATCAGGAGAAGAAGCAAAGGAATGAG GGCCCCGCAGGTGCATCGCATTGGAGAAGCATCAAGCAGCACGTGCTACCTCATGGTTCTTCAAGGCCCTTCTCCCGGAAGCACTCCATGGACGCCTCGTCGAGTGATTCGAGGGAGGCATCAACGAGCATGCCAGCGGATGGCAATTCCATGTCCGTGAACATCCCGAAGGCAACCGAG GGCGTCGAGTACGGGAGGCAAGCTCCCGTGGCATCGTCCACTCTGGTCGAACTGACGACCAGGCTAGATTTCTTCAAAGAACGGCGGTCACAATTAATGGAGCAACTCCACAGCCTGGATTTAGGAAATGGATCAGCTAATCATGGTTTCCCATACAAGTCTTCGTCACCTTGGAACAGTCCAAGGTAG